Proteins encoded within one genomic window of Gracilimonas sp.:
- a CDS encoding YihY/virulence factor BrkB family protein, whose translation MNFLKEATDTLLKSFRAFMEDNGFQYSAAVSFYTLFSIAPIVMIAVYTAGIFVGNESVMRELTGFLNETIGQQSSEAVMLLVETIQTENQSVLYLIISVGFLIVSATTVFVQFQDSFNRIFKVMIKSEVGVWKLLIDRFMAFGMIVLLGIAMITSLVLDTLLVSSFDLLSTHFESVNLVLTVIGSNLLTIAMIFVAILSMFYILPDVKVQWRALIYGSLVTTLLLVIGKFGVGMIIGNSPLNQLSGASSSVIILMLWVYYSSIIIFFGIELVKALAERNDREIQAGRFARKFKVVDYAPNNKKTSTE comes from the coding sequence ATGAATTTTTTAAAAGAGGCGACAGATACATTATTAAAAAGCTTCAGGGCTTTTATGGAAGACAATGGCTTTCAGTATAGTGCTGCCGTTTCCTTTTATACCTTGTTCTCGATCGCTCCCATTGTGATGATTGCCGTGTATACCGCAGGGATTTTTGTCGGGAATGAAAGCGTGATGAGGGAGCTGACCGGTTTCTTAAATGAAACCATCGGGCAGCAGAGTTCTGAGGCTGTAATGTTATTGGTTGAAACTATTCAGACTGAAAATCAAAGTGTTTTGTACCTGATTATAAGTGTGGGTTTCTTAATTGTGTCAGCTACTACCGTTTTTGTTCAATTTCAGGATTCCTTCAACCGGATTTTTAAAGTGATGATAAAATCTGAAGTAGGGGTTTGGAAACTCCTTATTGACCGTTTCATGGCATTTGGAATGATTGTACTTCTCGGGATTGCCATGATAACTTCACTTGTTTTGGACACCTTATTGGTTTCTTCATTTGACTTGCTTTCCACTCATTTTGAATCCGTCAATTTGGTGCTGACGGTAATAGGGAGTAACCTACTTACCATAGCCATGATTTTTGTGGCGATACTTTCAATGTTTTATATTCTTCCGGATGTAAAGGTGCAGTGGCGGGCACTTATTTATGGCAGCCTGGTAACCACTTTGCTTCTCGTGATTGGGAAATTTGGGGTTGGAATGATTATCGGGAACAGTCCGCTGAACCAACTTTCCGGGGCGTCTTCTTCCGTAATAATTTTGATGTTGTGGGTGTACTATTCCAGTATTATTATATTTTTCGGCATTGAGCTGGTAAAGGCATTGGCGGAACGGAATGATCGTGAAATACAAGCCGGAAGATTTGCCCGAAAGTTTAAAGTAGTTGATTATGCCCCAAATAATAAGAAAACGAGCACAGAATGA
- a CDS encoding MATE family efflux transporter, translated as MNRQILRLAIPNIISNLSVPLLGAIDTAVVGHLEHVYYLGAIAVGSIIFDFIFWGFGFLRMGTTGMVAQAYGAQQERKTRIILFRVLLVAAASSAFILLIQYPLIEISLYLVNASPEVEEYTRLYYHIRIFAAPATLALFGLNGWFLGMQNSTYPMMVTIFLNIVNIVLNLIFVFRFNMTVDGVAAGSLVASFLALGLAIILYKKKYGGVKLNIQWNELIETEELKKFFSVNRDIVIRTLCLIFSYAFFTAKSAEMGDVVLAANTILLQMWYISSYGTDGFAYAAESLVGRFKGAEDNNRLKSAVKANMLWGIGLGLLGTITYALFDTEIIALFTDKENVIAVAATVVIWLIVAPVVNSICFIWDGVYIGATATGAMRNSMLIATALVFVPVYFISEPFAGIHALWMAMTAFMVARGVILSAYAPTRIFGSAS; from the coding sequence TTGAACCGGCAAATACTCCGACTCGCAATCCCTAATATCATTAGCAATCTGTCTGTTCCGCTCCTTGGAGCTATTGATACCGCGGTTGTAGGGCATTTAGAGCACGTTTATTACCTGGGAGCCATTGCTGTGGGAAGCATTATTTTTGATTTCATTTTTTGGGGTTTTGGCTTTCTTCGCATGGGTACAACCGGTATGGTTGCACAGGCTTACGGAGCACAGCAAGAGCGTAAAACCCGCATTATTTTATTTCGGGTATTGCTGGTAGCCGCTGCAAGCAGTGCATTCATCCTGCTTATTCAGTACCCGCTCATCGAGATTTCCTTATATCTTGTGAATGCTTCCCCTGAAGTGGAGGAATATACCCGCCTGTACTACCATATACGTATTTTTGCGGCGCCGGCTACCCTCGCATTGTTTGGGCTGAACGGTTGGTTTCTGGGCATGCAAAACTCTACCTACCCCATGATGGTCACAATTTTCTTAAACATTGTAAATATTGTGCTAAATCTGATTTTTGTGTTCCGGTTTAATATGACAGTAGATGGGGTGGCTGCCGGGAGTTTAGTTGCCAGCTTCCTGGCTTTGGGGCTTGCAATCATCCTTTATAAGAAAAAATACGGCGGGGTAAAATTAAATATACAATGGAATGAACTCATAGAAACCGAAGAGCTAAAGAAGTTCTTTTCAGTTAATCGGGATATCGTTATTCGCACCTTATGCCTGATTTTCTCCTATGCTTTTTTTACGGCAAAATCGGCAGAAATGGGGGACGTGGTATTGGCTGCAAACACTATTTTGTTACAAATGTGGTATATCAGCTCATATGGAACAGATGGCTTTGCTTATGCTGCTGAAAGCCTGGTCGGCAGATTTAAGGGGGCAGAGGATAACAACAGGCTTAAATCAGCGGTAAAGGCAAATATGTTATGGGGAATTGGGTTGGGGTTACTTGGAACCATCACTTATGCACTATTTGATACAGAAATTATTGCCCTTTTTACTGACAAGGAAAATGTAATCGCTGTAGCCGCCACGGTGGTTATTTGGTTGATTGTAGCTCCCGTAGTGAATAGCATCTGCTTTATTTGGGACGGTGTTTACATTGGAGCTACGGCAACCGGAGCCATGCGTAATTCCATGCTGATTGCGACCGCCCTCGTTTTCGTCCCGGTATATTTTATCAGTGAACCGTTTGCAGGTATACATGCCCTTTGGATGGCAATGACGGCTTTTATGGTTGCCAGGGGAGTGATTCTGTCAGCTTATGCACCAACAAGGATTTTTGGTTCGGCTTCCTGA
- the rsmD gene encoding 16S rRNA (guanine(966)-N(2))-methyltransferase RsmD: MRIITGKLKGRHFNIPKGLDVRPTTDRTKESIFNLIEARVFMEGTIILDLFAGSGNLGFEAISRGAKHVTAVEQDPQNVKQIEKTAKQFDIDKQMRIVCSDVQRFLNGMATPHHFIFCDPPYDYPFLDEMIEQVLSENWLTDEGWLMLEHDKYKDFTDHPHCSFSKAYGRTIVSIFEKHPVDSK, translated from the coding sequence ATGCGGATAATTACCGGAAAATTAAAAGGACGTCACTTTAACATCCCAAAAGGACTGGATGTACGTCCCACTACCGATCGTACGAAGGAAAGCATTTTCAACCTGATTGAAGCTCGCGTTTTCATGGAGGGGACCATTATTTTAGACCTTTTTGCAGGTTCGGGAAACCTTGGCTTTGAGGCTATTTCGCGTGGGGCCAAACACGTGACGGCCGTAGAGCAAGATCCTCAAAATGTAAAACAGATTGAAAAAACGGCCAAGCAGTTTGATATCGACAAACAAATGCGCATCGTTTGCTCTGATGTGCAGCGTTTCCTGAATGGCATGGCAACCCCTCATCATTTTATCTTTTGTGACCCCCCTTACGACTATCCTTTTTTGGATGAAATGATTGAACAGGTGCTATCCGAAAATTGGCTAACCGATGAAGGCTGGCTTATGCTGGAACACGACAAATACAAAGATTTCACCGATCACCCGCATTGTTCTTTTTCTAAAGCTTATGGCAGAACCATTGTTAGCATCTTTGAAAAGCATCCGGTAGATTCAAAATAG
- the coaD gene encoding pantetheine-phosphate adenylyltransferase — MKTIALYPGSFDPMTNGHLDILERATKLFDRVIVTVAVNNRKEAVFSGDERIELIETCIAGKEWSKNVEVKQFTGLLVDHAKKMNANTLVRGVRQISDFEYEFRMALTNKRLAPNIDTVFLMPDEEFTFISASIVKEVAYWDGDLSSFVPKAVAEALKKKFRK, encoded by the coding sequence ATGAAAACAATTGCCTTATACCCCGGTTCTTTCGACCCTATGACCAATGGGCACCTCGATATCCTTGAGCGTGCCACCAAATTATTTGACCGTGTAATTGTGACTGTAGCAGTAAATAATCGTAAGGAAGCTGTCTTTTCAGGGGATGAGCGTATTGAACTTATAGAAACTTGTATAGCCGGTAAAGAGTGGAGTAAGAACGTTGAAGTAAAACAATTTACAGGATTGCTTGTTGATCACGCAAAAAAGATGAATGCAAATACCTTGGTTCGTGGCGTTCGGCAAATTTCAGATTTTGAATACGAATTCCGTATGGCTCTCACCAACAAAAGGCTGGCTCCAAATATAGACACTGTTTTTCTGATGCCGGACGAAGAATTTACTTTCATCTCTGCATCTATTGTTAAAGAAGTAGCCTACTGGGATGGGGACTTGAGTTCCTTTGTACCTAAAGCGGTAGCTGAAGCCCTGAAGAAGAAATTTAGGAAATAA
- a CDS encoding pyridoxal phosphate-dependent aminotransferase encodes MISTRAQNLQPSATLKVTGRAKELKRQGKSIVSLSAGEPDFKTPKHICDAAIKAIEDGFHGYTMNPGTPELREAICAKLKRDNNLDYDPSQIICSNGAKQSVGFSILALVNPGDEVIIPSPYWVSYPEMTRLAEGTSVVVRTSFENNFKLTPEQLEDAITDKTKALILCSPSNPTGAQYTKEELEGLAGVLRKYPQVYVISDEIYEYIVFEGEHVSILNVAPDLKDRVILINGFSKGFAMTGWRLGYLAAHHDIVNAVSKIQSQETSAPSSISQKAGEAAYTGNLDEVKAMRDQFKKRRDYLVKALNAIDGINCFTPGGAFYVFPDISHYIGTKKPDGSAIESSTDLCLYLLDEFGLALVPGDAFGEPNGIRLSYAASMDDLKEAMDRLGKGLADLT; translated from the coding sequence ATGATCTCAACACGTGCACAAAATTTACAGCCATCAGCCACCCTTAAAGTCACCGGCCGTGCCAAAGAACTGAAGCGACAGGGCAAATCCATTGTTTCCCTAAGTGCGGGGGAACCCGACTTTAAAACTCCAAAACATATTTGTGATGCCGCTATCAAAGCTATTGAAGATGGCTTTCACGGTTACACCATGAATCCGGGTACTCCTGAATTACGAGAAGCTATTTGTGCAAAGTTAAAAAGGGATAACAACCTGGACTACGATCCTTCACAAATTATCTGTTCCAATGGTGCCAAACAGTCCGTTGGCTTCAGCATTCTTGCATTGGTTAATCCCGGTGATGAAGTGATCATTCCTTCCCCTTACTGGGTTTCCTATCCCGAAATGACTCGCTTGGCCGAGGGTACCTCTGTAGTTGTCCGCACTTCTTTTGAGAACAATTTTAAACTAACCCCGGAGCAACTTGAAGATGCCATTACCGACAAAACCAAAGCACTGATTTTGTGCTCTCCATCCAACCCTACCGGGGCTCAATACACCAAAGAAGAACTTGAAGGATTAGCCGGCGTGTTAAGAAAGTATCCTCAGGTGTATGTGATTTCCGATGAAATCTATGAGTATATCGTATTTGAAGGCGAGCACGTAAGCATTTTAAATGTAGCACCTGATTTAAAAGACCGTGTAATTTTAATCAACGGATTCTCCAAAGGATTTGCCATGACCGGATGGAGGCTGGGATACCTTGCAGCTCATCATGATATTGTAAACGCAGTTTCCAAAATTCAAAGTCAGGAGACTTCGGCTCCCTCCTCCATTTCTCAAAAAGCCGGTGAAGCTGCTTACACCGGGAATTTGGACGAAGTCAAAGCCATGCGGGATCAGTTCAAAAAACGCCGCGATTATCTGGTTAAAGCCTTGAATGCAATAGACGGCATAAACTGCTTTACCCCGGGAGGTGCCTTCTATGTATTTCCTGACATCTCTCACTATATCGGCACCAAAAAACCCGATGGCTCTGCCATTGAATCCTCTACCGATCTCTGCCTATACTTGCTCGATGAATTCGGGCTGGCCCTTGTTCCGGGTGATGCCTTCGGTGAACCCAACGGCATCCGCCTGAGTTATGCTGCATCTATGGACGATCTTAAAGAAGCAATGGATAGATTGGGGAAAGGACTGGCAGATTTGACTTAA
- a CDS encoding FmdB family zinc ribbon protein yields MPTYEYKREDGTTFEIVQKMSEDALTTCPTTGQKVKRIISGGGGVVYKGEGWYVTDYKDGGRKSASTPPADSTENGASESKAVTPKNDSAKETKSTQ; encoded by the coding sequence ATGCCCACTTACGAATATAAAAGAGAAGACGGAACCACTTTTGAGATTGTCCAGAAAATGAGTGAAGATGCCCTGACAACTTGTCCAACTACCGGGCAAAAAGTAAAGCGGATCATTTCCGGCGGTGGCGGAGTGGTTTATAAAGGCGAAGGCTGGTACGTGACTGATTACAAAGATGGCGGACGGAAATCAGCTTCAACTCCACCCGCTGATTCTACTGAAAATGGTGCTTCAGAGTCTAAAGCCGTGACGCCAAAAAATGATTCGGCAAAAGAAACTAAGTCAACCCAGTAA
- a CDS encoding YraN family protein, whose translation MTKKSHREIGNEAEELACVYLESKGWRILERNYFFEHAEVDIVAYDDTAIVFVEVKMRSSTKFGQPMEYVTEEKVKNVFKASEAWMYERKMEGSPMRFDIIGIVQKKNEAPEFNHIEDAFR comes from the coding sequence ATGACTAAAAAGTCACACCGAGAAATTGGCAATGAAGCCGAAGAATTAGCCTGTGTTTACCTGGAGTCTAAAGGCTGGAGAATCCTTGAACGAAATTACTTTTTCGAACATGCTGAAGTAGATATAGTAGCTTATGATGATACAGCCATTGTTTTTGTAGAAGTAAAAATGAGGTCTTCCACTAAATTTGGCCAACCGATGGAATATGTTACCGAAGAAAAAGTTAAAAATGTATTCAAAGCCTCTGAAGCCTGGATGTATGAACGAAAGATGGAAGGATCTCCCATGCGGTTTGATATCATCGGCATTGTGCAAAAAAAGAATGAAGCCCCGGAATTTAATCATATAGAAGATGCATTTAGATAG
- the polX gene encoding DNA polymerase/3'-5' exonuclease PolX, producing the protein MPYTNDQIADLLREVSQLMQLAGENRFKVIAFDKAAQTIEGLGEDINDYIEEKNLTDIKGVGKSIAEDIYALVETGKMPVLEAFKEKVPEGLIPWLNISGLGPKNAYKIHKELGISTLDELKEKLADGSVASLSGLGQKSAEKIQKSIEWMEKFDERCRLDQAEEIAEAIMKSLKDLEGVQQIEVAGSYRRGLETIGDIDILIAAEKDHIESLFDVFINHERVTDILGKGDTKSSVRTKEGRQVDLRIVSPKEFPAALMYFTGSKEHNVVMRQRARERGMGLNEYGLFKLNSEGETDFDQPVEFSSEADIYEKLGLHFVPPELRENRGEFEIYEQQEAFDLVTDNDIRGVIHAHSTWSDGKYSIKEMAEACMERGYEYLGITDHSKTAAYAGGLSVDEIKQQWDEIDVLNEEFKSTGKNFVIFKGIESDILTDGSLDYEDDILEGFDFVIASVHQSLNMPREEMMERMRNAIKNPFTRILGHPTGRLLLKRNGSDLDLNELIALAAEYNTAIEINANPLRLDLDWRFGNKAREVGLMTSINPDAHTIDGIDDIPYGVRIARKGKYEKDRVLNAKGPEEVRAFFEAR; encoded by the coding sequence ATGCCCTATACCAACGACCAAATAGCCGACCTGCTCCGGGAAGTTTCCCAGCTGATGCAGCTTGCCGGGGAAAACCGCTTCAAAGTAATTGCCTTCGATAAAGCAGCCCAGACCATTGAGGGGCTTGGAGAAGACATCAATGACTACATCGAAGAGAAAAACTTAACGGATATTAAAGGAGTTGGGAAATCTATTGCGGAAGACATTTATGCGTTGGTTGAAACCGGGAAAATGCCCGTACTGGAAGCCTTCAAAGAAAAAGTACCTGAAGGTTTGATTCCCTGGCTGAATATTTCCGGACTGGGACCTAAAAATGCTTATAAAATTCACAAAGAATTGGGTATCAGCACGCTGGATGAGCTTAAGGAAAAACTTGCAGATGGCTCAGTGGCTTCACTGTCGGGACTGGGACAAAAATCAGCCGAGAAAATCCAGAAATCCATTGAATGGATGGAGAAGTTTGACGAACGCTGCCGTCTCGACCAAGCTGAGGAAATAGCAGAGGCCATCATGAAAAGCCTAAAAGATCTGGAGGGCGTTCAGCAAATTGAAGTGGCCGGTTCCTACCGGCGCGGACTCGAAACCATTGGGGATATAGATATTCTTATTGCTGCTGAAAAAGATCACATTGAATCACTTTTTGACGTGTTCATCAATCATGAAAGAGTGACTGATATATTAGGTAAAGGTGATACCAAAAGCTCCGTTCGCACTAAAGAGGGCCGTCAGGTTGACCTGAGGATTGTATCTCCCAAAGAATTCCCGGCCGCATTAATGTACTTCACCGGCAGCAAGGAGCATAATGTGGTTATGCGCCAGCGTGCCCGTGAGCGTGGAATGGGCCTGAATGAATATGGGCTTTTTAAACTGAATTCAGAGGGTGAAACGGATTTTGACCAACCTGTGGAGTTTTCAAGTGAAGCCGATATATACGAGAAATTGGGACTTCATTTTGTTCCGCCGGAGTTGCGGGAAAATCGAGGCGAGTTTGAGATTTATGAACAACAGGAAGCATTCGATTTGGTTACAGATAATGATATTCGCGGAGTCATCCATGCCCACAGTACCTGGAGTGATGGAAAATATTCTATCAAGGAAATGGCCGAAGCTTGTATGGAACGGGGATATGAATATTTGGGGATTACTGATCATTCCAAAACTGCTGCGTATGCCGGCGGACTTTCGGTGGACGAAATCAAACAGCAGTGGGACGAAATTGATGTCCTTAACGAAGAATTCAAAAGTACCGGAAAGAATTTCGTAATTTTTAAAGGTATTGAATCTGATATCCTTACCGATGGTTCTTTGGATTATGAGGATGATATACTCGAAGGCTTTGATTTTGTGATTGCCAGCGTACACCAATCGCTGAATATGCCTCGTGAAGAAATGATGGAGCGAATGCGAAATGCCATCAAAAATCCATTTACCCGAATTTTGGGCCATCCAACCGGACGTTTACTGCTTAAACGAAACGGCAGCGACCTAGACCTGAATGAGCTGATTGCCCTTGCCGCAGAATACAACACAGCCATCGAAATAAACGCCAACCCACTCCGGCTGGATCTCGACTGGCGATTTGGCAACAAGGCCCGGGAAGTGGGTTTAATGACCTCCATCAACCCTGATGCTCATACCATTGATGGGATAGACGATATCCCTTATGGCGTCCGCATTGCCCGAAAAGGAAAATATGAGAAAGATCGCGTGCTGAATGCTAAGGGACCGGAGGAGGTCAGAGCTTTTTTTGAGGCCAGATAG
- a CDS encoding flavin reductase family protein codes for MIIEKSEFSKRQIAKLVKGTVVPRPIAWISSVGKTGIPNLAPFSYFQVISHDPVMFIISIGQGYKVGKDGDKDTLANIKETGDFVINMVSASLASHMQKSSEIFPKNVSEFEKTGLTPVKSQVVTAPRVEEAVISMECTLNRVMELGDFNQVIGELACYHIKDEVYMEGDKINYETYDPIGRLAANYTYVRDLFFPDET; via the coding sequence GTGATTATAGAAAAATCTGAATTTTCTAAACGACAAATAGCTAAGCTGGTAAAGGGAACCGTTGTTCCCCGTCCTATTGCCTGGATTTCATCAGTTGGGAAAACCGGAATTCCCAACCTGGCACCTTTCAGTTATTTTCAAGTGATTTCACATGATCCCGTCATGTTTATTATTTCTATCGGTCAGGGTTATAAAGTGGGTAAAGACGGAGATAAAGACACGCTGGCTAACATCAAAGAAACCGGTGATTTTGTGATTAATATGGTGTCAGCTTCATTAGCTTCCCATATGCAAAAAAGCAGTGAAATTTTCCCCAAAAACGTTAGTGAGTTTGAAAAGACAGGGCTGACACCGGTTAAAAGTCAGGTCGTTACTGCGCCTAGAGTTGAAGAAGCGGTTATTAGTATGGAGTGCACCTTAAACAGAGTCATGGAGTTAGGTGATTTTAATCAGGTGATCGGAGAATTGGCCTGTTACCACATTAAGGATGAGGTATACATGGAAGGCGATAAAATAAATTACGAAACTTACGATCCCATTGGCAGGTTGGCAGCAAATTATACGTACGTTCGGGATTTGTTTTTCCCTGACGAAACTTAG
- a CDS encoding DUF4153 domain-containing protein codes for MNLRFPSLTEITEQGFSTFKRFPFALTVAFIGTLCAMWLAGLSWGQQSDYFFIVKICWVSALSISVFLSLSTLAESRKWTFRQGFLTKMGALVILLIYYYLLPDNFSSDESEPFFRYLLFFIAAHLFVSFAPFLQDGEVKDFWAYNKTLFLRILTAALYTMVLFAGLSIAMLSLENLLEIDISGKRYSQLWIFLAGLFNTWFFLAGVPHPNQMSESERKYPGGLKIFVQYILIPLITVYILILYAYTGKIILEWEWPIGWVANLVLSFSIAGILALLLLHPIRNQENNRWINLFSKGYYIALIPLVLLLMLSIWVRISEYGVTVNRYFVATLAVWLAGIVIYFLVGKSKNIKVIPISLCVIALLISFGPLGAFEVSKRSQLDRFEQLLEQNELLSDDNKIIKGDKLISFEDRKQISSKVDYLLELKGSEPLQPYFEEDLEEYLLAEDSSNRYNDAGKIMRLMGMEYVAVWQREDQAEVRPNDLYYLLEPRSAIPVSGYQFYLGEFIFNVNNIEQVKETRDSEWTLSYNRTEMIVRVESITDGSSIKIEVLPLINKIKESGLVNKNTAHQSIEMLTVETENESLAVKAVFKNINGFTEGDEVTIQDVTVVLFVTPKK; via the coding sequence ATGAATCTTCGATTTCCTTCCCTCACCGAAATAACCGAACAAGGTTTTAGTACCTTTAAGCGGTTTCCATTTGCTTTGACAGTTGCATTTATTGGAACCCTCTGTGCTATGTGGCTGGCCGGACTTTCATGGGGCCAACAGTCAGATTATTTTTTTATAGTAAAAATTTGTTGGGTTTCGGCATTGAGTATTTCGGTTTTTCTCTCACTTTCTACCTTGGCAGAAAGCCGGAAATGGACTTTTAGGCAGGGTTTTCTTACCAAAATGGGTGCCTTGGTTATTTTACTCATTTACTATTATTTGTTGCCGGATAATTTTTCATCGGATGAAAGCGAGCCATTTTTTCGCTACCTGCTTTTCTTTATCGCGGCCCATTTGTTTGTTTCTTTTGCTCCGTTTTTACAGGATGGAGAGGTCAAAGATTTCTGGGCTTATAATAAGACGCTTTTTTTGAGAATATTGACTGCTGCTCTGTACACAATGGTCCTTTTTGCCGGACTTTCTATTGCAATGCTTTCGCTGGAGAACTTGCTTGAGATTGATATTTCAGGTAAGCGGTACAGTCAGTTGTGGATATTTTTAGCGGGATTATTCAATACCTGGTTTTTTCTGGCGGGGGTCCCGCATCCAAATCAAATGTCCGAAAGTGAACGAAAGTATCCCGGTGGCTTAAAGATATTTGTGCAATACATTCTAATCCCCCTGATTACCGTTTACATTTTGATTTTATATGCATACACCGGTAAAATCATATTAGAATGGGAATGGCCGATTGGTTGGGTTGCCAATTTAGTGCTTAGTTTTTCTATAGCCGGAATATTGGCGCTGCTTCTTTTACATCCTATTCGAAATCAGGAAAATAACCGCTGGATCAACTTATTTTCAAAAGGATACTATATCGCCCTCATACCCCTCGTTTTATTATTGATGCTTTCAATCTGGGTGCGCATTTCGGAATACGGAGTAACCGTGAACCGCTACTTTGTGGCTACTCTCGCTGTTTGGCTGGCAGGCATCGTGATTTACTTCCTGGTGGGAAAATCCAAAAATATTAAAGTAATACCGATTTCATTGTGTGTGATAGCATTATTAATCTCCTTCGGTCCCCTGGGGGCATTTGAAGTTTCAAAACGAAGTCAGTTGGATCGTTTTGAGCAATTGCTTGAACAGAATGAATTGCTGTCAGATGATAACAAAATAATTAAGGGTGATAAACTCATCTCGTTCGAGGACCGTAAACAAATAAGCTCAAAGGTGGACTATCTTTTAGAATTAAAAGGTTCTGAGCCTTTGCAACCATATTTTGAAGAAGATCTGGAAGAATATCTATTGGCTGAGGATAGTTCAAATAGATATAATGATGCAGGTAAAATCATGCGCTTAATGGGAATGGAGTATGTTGCTGTATGGCAAAGAGAAGACCAAGCGGAGGTGCGGCCAAATGACCTGTACTATTTACTTGAACCGAGAAGCGCGATTCCGGTTTCCGGTTATCAATTTTATCTTGGGGAATTTATTTTCAATGTTAACAACATTGAGCAGGTTAAAGAAACCAGGGATTCTGAGTGGACCCTCAGTTACAATAGAACGGAAATGATTGTAAGGGTTGAGTCCATAACCGACGGAAGCAGCATTAAGATAGAGGTACTGCCTTTAATAAATAAAATCAAAGAATCGGGTTTAGTAAACAAAAATACTGCACACCAGTCTATTGAAATGCTGACAGTGGAAACAGAAAATGAATCGCTGGCAGTGAAAGCGGTGTTTAAAAATATTAATGGGTTTACAGAAGGAGACGAGGTGACCATTCAAGATGTCACAGTAGTACTATTTGTTACACCAAAAAAATAA
- a CDS encoding AI-2E family transporter — MAHHRIKTSNKYPFWLKSTLILIGLSLLFVVMSYGKFILMPLAFSAFFAMLLSPLVKIFENWKLGRAFSIILTLLIILIVFAGILSLISAQFIQFSERIPEVTEKLKAVSTNAIIFLEESVGISQEEQSEYLRQGVNNLIDQSGNYVSSIVSATTNAFTVMTLMPIFIFFMLYYQELFRTFFRKLFEVKGKSSRVDQLLDRVQGVTQNYLVGMLTVIGILAVLNTTGLFIIGLEHALFFGVFASLLAIIPYIGIIIGALPPLLFAFLLTDSLLTPILVVVVFGIVQFLEGNFITPRVVGSKVSINPFVAIVALIIGGELWGISGMILFVPLIGILKVVFDQIPEMKPYGYLLGNSLKYDDKL, encoded by the coding sequence ATGGCGCACCACCGTATAAAAACTTCAAATAAATATCCTTTTTGGTTAAAATCTACACTCATCCTAATTGGCTTAAGCCTGCTTTTCGTAGTAATGAGTTACGGCAAGTTCATTTTAATGCCATTAGCCTTCTCCGCATTCTTTGCGATGCTGTTAAGTCCTTTGGTTAAGATTTTTGAGAACTGGAAATTAGGAAGGGCTTTCAGCATTATTTTGACGCTGCTTATTATTTTAATTGTTTTTGCGGGAATATTATCGCTGATTTCGGCACAATTCATACAGTTTTCAGAACGGATACCGGAAGTCACAGAAAAACTAAAAGCGGTATCAACAAATGCCATCATTTTTCTGGAAGAATCCGTTGGCATTTCACAAGAAGAACAAAGTGAGTATTTGAGGCAAGGTGTCAACAACCTTATTGACCAAAGCGGGAATTATGTGAGTTCTATCGTCAGTGCAACTACCAATGCATTTACGGTGATGACACTAATGCCCATCTTTATTTTCTTCATGCTGTACTATCAGGAGCTGTTCAGAACCTTTTTTCGAAAGTTATTTGAAGTAAAAGGCAAAAGTTCCCGTGTGGATCAGCTGCTTGACCGTGTCCAGGGAGTAACCCAGAATTACCTGGTGGGGATGTTAACGGTTATTGGAATTTTAGCTGTCTTGAATACTACCGGCCTATTCATTATTGGATTGGAGCATGCTTTGTTTTTCGGTGTTTTCGCCTCGCTTTTAGCCATTATCCCGTATATAGGAATTATTATCGGGGCACTGCCTCCGCTTCTTTTTGCTTTCTTACTCACAGATTCTTTGCTCACCCCAATTCTTGTGGTGGTTGTTTTTGGGATCGTTCAATTTCTGGAGGGTAATTTTATTACTCCACGGGTAGTGGGTTCTAAAGTATCCATAAACCCTTTTGTAGCTATAGTTGCTTTAATCATAGGCGGAGAACTTTGGGGTATTTCAGGGATGATTCTATTTGTTCCGCTGATTGGTATTTTAAAAGTGGTATTTGATCAAATTCCTGAAATGAAGCCATATGGGTACCTACTTGGAAACAGTCTTAAATACGATGACAAGTTATAA